In one Micromonospora polyrhachis genomic region, the following are encoded:
- a CDS encoding ricin-type beta-trefoil lectin domain protein — MSRPKKPALRARWRTVLAAIILVVVAGAGTAVVMATLGNKEQTPLPGVAVPPGYLRPITEAAGSCPTLTPAKLAGQLMAESRFVADATTARAGRGLAGLTDDEWRTWQPWSGVDQGDAEASVFALAHYLCHLIGQVREVKLEGEVWPLAVAAYHSGMPAVISANGVPDGARDYVVRTGRYAAWYALNTGFNESALLAAGPETTATASPRSTPSPKASSSPSNVVSASPSSSRQATPRGSSTGGSLVNDEYHSCLTANPPRDGTRLMLAKCDGSPAQSWEPRPDGTIRASGLCMDAANAGQVDFTPVQVAVCQGNPAQQFLLIDKRIYSMHADKCVNIHYNPGEGTTIVLFSCLSQSNQFFRLQKR; from the coding sequence ATGAGCCGGCCCAAGAAACCCGCGCTGCGCGCACGCTGGCGTACGGTGTTGGCCGCCATCATCCTCGTCGTCGTGGCAGGTGCCGGTACGGCGGTCGTCATGGCCACACTGGGCAACAAAGAGCAGACTCCCCTACCCGGCGTGGCGGTGCCGCCCGGATACCTTCGACCGATCACCGAAGCCGCCGGATCCTGCCCGACCCTGACTCCGGCGAAGCTGGCCGGACAGCTCATGGCGGAGTCGCGATTCGTCGCCGACGCGACCACCGCCCGGGCGGGACGTGGGCTGGCTGGACTGACCGACGACGAATGGCGTACCTGGCAGCCCTGGTCGGGCGTTGACCAGGGCGACGCCGAGGCGAGCGTCTTCGCGCTGGCGCACTACCTCTGCCACCTGATCGGACAGGTCCGTGAGGTGAAACTTGAGGGAGAGGTATGGCCACTGGCAGTGGCCGCCTACCACTCGGGAATGCCGGCAGTGATCTCGGCCAACGGTGTCCCGGACGGAGCGCGAGACTACGTGGTCCGGACAGGACGGTACGCGGCCTGGTACGCGCTCAATACGGGCTTCAACGAATCGGCGCTGCTGGCCGCCGGTCCCGAGACGACCGCGACCGCTTCGCCCCGAAGCACCCCTTCACCCAAGGCGTCATCCTCACCCAGCAACGTCGTGTCTGCCTCGCCTAGCTCGTCACGCCAGGCCACACCACGCGGATCATCGACCGGCGGCTCACTGGTCAATGACGAGTACCACAGCTGCCTCACCGCCAATCCACCGCGAGACGGCACGCGCCTGATGCTCGCCAAGTGCGACGGCTCACCGGCCCAGTCCTGGGAGCCCCGACCGGACGGAACGATCCGGGCCTCGGGTCTGTGCATGGACGCCGCCAACGCCGGACAGGTGGACTTCACCCCGGTGCAGGTCGCAGTATGCCAGGGCAATCCGGCGCAGCAGTTCCTACTCATCGACAAGCGGATCTACAGCATGCACGCCGACAAGTGCGTCAACATCCACTACAACCCGGGGGAAGGTACGACGATCGTCCTCTTCTCCTGTCTGAGCCAGTCCAACCAGTTCTTCCGGCTCCAGAAGCGCTGA
- a CDS encoding BTAD domain-containing putative transcriptional regulator, with the protein MTRQAATPAVAFGVLGPLEAVDARGLVPLKGPRHRTVLARLLIARGRVVPVDRLVDDLWTTPPEGAVAAIRTFVADLRRAVEPDRQPRQPARLLVTAPPGYALRAAPEAVDAWRFEAAVAESARLLAAGAAGPALRCLDDALALWRGPAYGEWATEGWARAEIDRLDELRILAVERRAEALLALGRAAEAASDLSAHVSAYPLREDAWRLLATARYRAGRQGEALAALRQARETLVAELGVDPGPRLRELERDILAQAPHLTLTAPTAPTAPTAPTAPTAPAAPTEAGPGPTGGPGQPPPAPVGPRPFVGRDEELGRLRQAADEVARVGRPGLVLISGDAGAGKTALAEALTQRLAADGWTTAWGRSPEYEGAPVAWPWTQITDILTAPAEPVGTVPAGGGDPGGGDPGRIEDPAVARFRLHRAVVSLVTTVAERGPVLLVLDDLHRADEDTMDLLVALLGEPAPVTGPVLVVGTFRATEITPGLTATLARFARTEPVRSYLGGLSESATGELVRSIAGPDPDASTVRRIHRRSGGNPFFVRELARLLEAEGSAALEQVPAGVRDVIRHRLAQLPDAAQTLLRQAAVIGRDVYPDVLTALAGDDPAVLDALDCAVQAGFLTEADPGGFLAGQGVGEQLRFTHILVRDTLYGDLSAVRRSRWHAAVGEVLARLHPDDVAALAHHFTQAASRATAPRAARYARVAAEQAERRSNPHEAARRWQQAVEAYDRAGGDDVPGRLTAVMGLGRALAVTGRLAEARRHRAEAITVAERIDEADLTASVLAAFEVPAVWTRNDDEQLSRRIVQAAGRVLAGLPEGEAEQRSRLLSTLALELRGTTTEHGRRAAQEAETLARQTGHPALLAFALNARFMHTFERTGLANARARIGAELVDLAARHELVTFEVLGHLILLQAHCAFADLAAADAHASIVDRLAEQYDLPLVGVFTRWYAALRLSIRGHLGEAEAAYRAADACLPRGGMPGLEQGLLPLALLSLRLSGDRSAAVNPDEWAGTDWGPYEPWVRPLVLLAADRRVEALTALRTRPESPYDLLREARLCLTARAALALDDRATLADVYAELLPAADELAGAGSGVLSFGPVAGYLGDLAIALGRPDEADAHYQRVESTR; encoded by the coding sequence ATGACCAGGCAGGCGGCGACCCCGGCGGTGGCCTTCGGCGTACTCGGTCCGCTGGAGGCGGTGGACGCACGCGGGCTGGTCCCGCTGAAGGGCCCACGCCACCGTACGGTGCTGGCCCGCCTGCTGATCGCGCGTGGCCGGGTCGTGCCGGTCGACCGGCTGGTCGACGACCTGTGGACGACGCCACCGGAGGGCGCGGTGGCGGCGATCCGTACCTTCGTGGCCGATCTGCGACGGGCGGTGGAGCCCGACCGGCAGCCCCGGCAGCCGGCCCGACTGCTGGTCACCGCCCCACCCGGCTATGCGTTACGCGCGGCACCGGAGGCCGTGGACGCGTGGCGGTTCGAGGCGGCGGTCGCCGAGTCGGCCCGACTGTTGGCAGCGGGCGCGGCCGGGCCCGCCCTGCGCTGCCTCGACGACGCGTTGGCGCTGTGGCGGGGACCCGCGTATGGCGAGTGGGCCACCGAAGGGTGGGCCCGCGCCGAGATCGACCGGCTGGACGAACTGCGGATACTGGCCGTCGAGCGACGGGCCGAGGCGTTGTTGGCGCTGGGGCGGGCCGCCGAGGCGGCCTCCGACCTGTCCGCCCACGTCAGCGCCTATCCGTTGCGCGAGGACGCCTGGCGGCTGTTGGCCACCGCCCGGTACCGCGCGGGTCGCCAGGGCGAGGCGCTGGCCGCGTTACGCCAGGCCCGCGAGACCCTGGTGGCGGAACTCGGCGTCGACCCCGGCCCCCGGCTGCGCGAGTTGGAGAGAGACATCCTCGCCCAGGCCCCGCACCTCACCCTGACCGCACCGACGGCACCGACGGCACCGACGGCACCGACGGCACCGACGGCACCGGCGGCACCGACCGAGGCCGGTCCGGGGCCCACCGGAGGTCCCGGACAGCCGCCGCCAGCACCGGTGGGACCACGTCCGTTCGTCGGTCGGGACGAGGAGTTGGGCCGCCTGCGACAGGCGGCCGACGAGGTCGCCCGCGTCGGTCGCCCCGGCCTTGTCCTGATCTCCGGGGACGCGGGGGCGGGCAAGACCGCGCTGGCCGAGGCGCTCACCCAACGACTGGCGGCCGACGGCTGGACGACGGCGTGGGGCCGCAGCCCCGAGTACGAGGGGGCACCCGTCGCCTGGCCGTGGACGCAGATCACCGACATCCTGACCGCACCGGCGGAACCGGTCGGGACGGTTCCGGCTGGCGGCGGGGACCCCGGCGGCGGGGACCCTGGCAGGATCGAGGATCCCGCCGTGGCCCGGTTCCGGCTGCATCGTGCCGTCGTGTCACTGGTCACGACGGTGGCCGAGCGGGGACCGGTGCTACTGGTCCTCGACGACCTGCACCGTGCGGATGAGGACACCATGGACCTGTTGGTCGCCCTGCTCGGCGAGCCGGCACCGGTCACCGGTCCCGTCCTGGTCGTCGGCACGTTCCGAGCCACCGAGATCACCCCGGGTCTGACGGCCACCCTGGCGCGGTTCGCCCGGACCGAGCCGGTCCGCAGCTATCTCGGTGGACTCTCCGAGTCGGCGACCGGGGAACTCGTCCGCAGCATCGCCGGGCCGGACCCGGACGCCTCGACGGTACGACGGATCCACCGGCGCAGTGGTGGCAACCCCTTCTTCGTACGGGAGTTGGCGCGGCTGCTCGAAGCCGAGGGCAGCGCGGCGTTGGAGCAGGTCCCGGCGGGGGTGCGGGACGTTATCCGGCATCGCCTGGCCCAGTTGCCGGACGCGGCACAGACACTGTTGCGGCAGGCTGCGGTGATCGGCCGGGACGTGTACCCGGACGTGCTGACCGCCCTGGCCGGCGACGATCCGGCGGTGCTCGACGCGCTGGACTGCGCCGTACAGGCTGGTTTCCTGACCGAAGCCGACCCCGGCGGTTTCCTGGCCGGGCAGGGCGTCGGCGAGCAGCTTCGGTTCACCCACATCCTGGTGCGTGACACGTTGTACGGCGACCTGTCGGCAGTACGCCGGAGCCGTTGGCATGCCGCTGTCGGCGAGGTCCTGGCACGGCTACACCCGGACGATGTCGCCGCCCTCGCCCACCATTTCACCCAGGCCGCCAGCCGGGCCACCGCACCCCGCGCCGCCCGCTACGCGCGGGTCGCCGCCGAACAGGCCGAGCGCCGGTCCAACCCGCACGAGGCGGCCCGTCGGTGGCAGCAGGCGGTCGAGGCGTATGACCGGGCCGGCGGCGACGACGTACCCGGACGGTTGACGGCGGTGATGGGCCTGGGCCGGGCGCTGGCCGTGACCGGTCGCCTGGCGGAGGCGCGTCGCCACCGGGCCGAGGCGATCACGGTGGCCGAGCGGATCGACGAGGCCGATCTGACCGCGAGCGTGCTCGCCGCCTTCGAGGTGCCGGCCGTCTGGACCCGCAACGATGACGAACAGCTCTCCCGGCGGATCGTCCAGGCGGCCGGACGCGTGTTGGCTGGTCTGCCCGAGGGCGAGGCGGAGCAACGTAGCCGGCTGTTGAGCACCCTCGCCCTGGAACTGCGGGGCACCACGACCGAGCACGGGCGCCGGGCGGCGCAGGAAGCGGAGACGCTGGCTCGTCAGACCGGCCACCCCGCCCTGCTGGCCTTCGCGCTCAACGCCCGATTCATGCACACCTTCGAGCGCACCGGGCTGGCCAATGCCCGAGCCCGGATCGGTGCCGAACTGGTGGACCTGGCTGCCCGGCACGAGTTGGTCACCTTCGAGGTGCTCGGGCACCTCATCCTGCTCCAGGCACACTGCGCGTTCGCCGACCTCGCTGCCGCCGACGCCCACGCGAGCATCGTTGACCGGCTCGCCGAGCAGTACGACCTACCACTGGTCGGCGTCTTCACCCGGTGGTACGCCGCCCTGCGCCTGTCCATCAGAGGACACCTCGGCGAGGCGGAAGCCGCGTATCGGGCAGCGGACGCCTGCCTACCCCGGGGTGGAATGCCCGGCCTGGAGCAGGGACTGCTTCCCCTCGCCCTGCTCTCGCTGCGGCTGTCCGGTGACCGGTCCGCGGCGGTAAACCCGGACGAGTGGGCCGGGACCGACTGGGGGCCGTACGAACCCTGGGTGCGCCCGCTGGTCCTGCTGGCCGCCGACCGTCGCGTCGAGGCGCTGACCGCGCTGCGTACCCGCCCGGAATCCCCGTACGACCTGCTCCGCGAGGCCCGACTCTGCCTCACCGCCCGGGCCGCGCTCGCGCTCGACGACCGTGCCACGCTGGCGGACGTCTACGCCGAACTCCTCCCGGCCGCCGACGAACTGGCCGGGGCGGGCAGCGGGGTGCTCAGCTTCGGTCCGGTGGCCGGCTACCTCGGCGACCTCGCCATCGCGCTCGGCCGACCCGACGAAGCGGATGCGCACTACCAGCGAGTGGAGTCGACTCGCTGA
- a CDS encoding alpha/beta fold hydrolase: MTTKISGFDYRRVPVADGVTLNVAVAGSGSPIVLLHGFPQTHLMWRHVAADLATDHTVICPDLRGYGDSDKPTDPDGTAYAKRTMAADIVALARHLGHERFALAGHDRGALVAIRAGLDHPQTITHLAALDVLPTLDTWDVMQGVSAAVGFHLYLMAQPPGLPEQLISASADAFFGHFLDIWTQNPDAIPADVREAYLTASRNAVPSIVADYRATAGIDVTHDQVDRIAGNQLRMPVAVLQQDWGAALGYDAAQLWRAWAPDLDHRTVSCGHFMAEEAPAEVVKALRTLLTR, encoded by the coding sequence ATGACCACCAAGATCAGCGGATTCGACTACCGGCGTGTCCCCGTCGCCGACGGCGTCACGCTCAACGTGGCGGTGGCCGGTTCCGGCAGCCCGATCGTGCTGCTGCACGGTTTCCCGCAGACCCACCTCATGTGGCGACATGTCGCCGCCGACCTCGCCACCGACCACACCGTGATCTGCCCCGACCTGCGCGGCTACGGCGACAGCGACAAGCCCACCGACCCCGACGGTACGGCGTACGCCAAGCGGACCATGGCCGCCGACATCGTCGCGTTGGCCCGGCACCTGGGACACGAGCGGTTCGCCCTGGCCGGGCACGACCGGGGCGCCCTGGTCGCGATCCGCGCCGGCCTGGACCACCCGCAGACGATCACCCACCTGGCCGCGCTCGACGTGCTGCCGACCCTCGACACCTGGGACGTCATGCAGGGCGTCAGCGCCGCCGTCGGCTTCCACCTCTACCTGATGGCCCAACCACCCGGCCTGCCGGAGCAGTTGATCAGCGCCAGCGCCGACGCCTTCTTCGGCCATTTCCTCGACATCTGGACCCAGAATCCGGACGCCATCCCAGCCGACGTACGGGAGGCGTACCTGACGGCCTCCCGTAACGCCGTACCCTCGATCGTCGCCGACTACCGGGCCACGGCCGGGATCGACGTCACGCACGATCAGGTCGACCGGATCGCCGGCAACCAGCTGCGGATGCCGGTGGCCGTACTGCAGCAGGACTGGGGTGCGGCCCTCGGCTACGACGCGGCCCAGCTGTGGCGGGCGTGGGCCCCGGACCTGGACCACCGTACGGTCAGCTGCGGTCACTTCATGGCCGAGGAGGCTCCCGCCGAGGTCGTAAAGGCGCTGCGCACCCTCCTGACCAGGTAG
- a CDS encoding acetylxylan esterase — MALTDLTLDECWAYRPELTVPVDLDGFWARTLTADQPGQATYEPVDTGLTQIRTFAVTIAGFAGEPVHGWLHLPAQADQPLPCVVEYLGYGRGRGRPHEKLFWAAAGFAHLIMDTRGQGWSAASGSTPDPHPYPAGTVPGFLTRGITDPDDFYYRRVITDAVRFAQAAREHPAVDGDRVAVTGISQGGGLALAVAALCPDVAAVMPDVPFLSDFRRGVQVAGRAPYTEIVEYLKLHRNRGSQVFHTLSYFDAAVLAPRATAPALFSIAMMDQICPPSTCFAAYHRYGGEKELRIYEFNDHEGGEADHQVEQLAWLRRTFAAESPR; from the coding sequence GTGGCTCTGACCGATCTCACCCTGGACGAGTGCTGGGCGTACCGGCCCGAACTGACCGTTCCCGTCGACCTGGACGGCTTCTGGGCCCGTACGCTCACCGCCGACCAGCCCGGTCAGGCGACGTACGAGCCGGTCGACACCGGTCTCACCCAGATCCGTACCTTCGCGGTCACCATCGCCGGGTTTGCCGGCGAACCCGTACACGGCTGGCTGCACCTGCCCGCGCAGGCCGACCAGCCACTGCCCTGCGTCGTCGAATACCTGGGATACGGCCGGGGCCGGGGACGGCCGCACGAGAAGCTGTTCTGGGCAGCGGCCGGCTTCGCCCACCTGATCATGGACACCCGTGGTCAGGGCTGGAGTGCCGCCTCCGGCAGCACCCCGGACCCGCACCCGTACCCGGCTGGCACCGTTCCCGGCTTCCTCACCCGGGGCATCACCGACCCCGACGACTTCTACTACCGTCGCGTGATCACGGACGCCGTACGGTTCGCCCAGGCGGCGCGGGAGCATCCGGCCGTCGACGGTGACCGGGTCGCGGTCACCGGCATCAGCCAGGGCGGGGGGTTGGCCCTGGCGGTGGCCGCGCTCTGCCCGGACGTCGCGGCCGTCATGCCCGACGTGCCCTTCCTGAGCGACTTCCGGCGGGGCGTGCAGGTGGCCGGTCGCGCCCCCTACACGGAGATCGTCGAATACCTCAAGCTGCACCGGAACCGGGGCAGCCAGGTGTTCCACACCCTGTCCTACTTCGACGCCGCGGTGCTCGCCCCCCGGGCCACCGCGCCCGCGCTCTTCTCCATCGCCATGATGGACCAGATCTGCCCGCCCTCGACCTGCTTCGCCGCCTACCACCGCTACGGCGGCGAGAAGGAGTTGCGGATCTACGAGTTCAACGACCACGAGGGCGGCGAAGCCGACCACCAGGTCGAGCAGCTTGCCTGGCTGCGCCGGACCTTCGCCGCGGAAAGCCCTCGATAG
- a CDS encoding N-acetylmannosamine-6-phosphate 2-epimerase, with amino-acid sequence MNPLIEQLRHRLVVSCQAYPGEPMRDPETMRRVALAAARGGAAGIRAQGLDDIAAIRNAVDLPLIGLWKDGDDDVFITPTLDHAVAVARAGAHIVALDATSRPRPDGRTVAETIAAVHEQTGALVMADCSTFDEGVAAAQAGADLVGTTLAGYTAYTTKGEGPDLELVARLAAAVDVPVVAEGRVHTPAHAAQALRAGAWAVVVGTAITHPTTITGWFAQAVADAAVTDAAIADGTAKA; translated from the coding sequence ATGAACCCGCTGATCGAGCAGCTTCGCCACCGGTTGGTGGTGTCGTGTCAGGCGTACCCGGGTGAGCCGATGCGTGACCCGGAGACGATGCGTCGGGTGGCGCTGGCCGCCGCCCGGGGCGGTGCCGCCGGTATCCGCGCCCAGGGACTCGACGACATCGCCGCGATCCGGAACGCGGTCGACCTGCCACTGATCGGGCTGTGGAAGGACGGCGACGACGACGTCTTCATCACGCCCACGCTCGACCATGCCGTAGCCGTCGCTCGGGCCGGTGCCCACATCGTGGCGCTCGACGCCACCTCCCGGCCCCGGCCCGACGGTCGGACCGTCGCCGAGACGATCGCCGCCGTGCACGAGCAGACCGGTGCCCTGGTCATGGCCGACTGTTCCACATTCGACGAAGGGGTGGCAGCGGCTCAGGCGGGCGCGGACCTGGTCGGGACCACACTGGCCGGCTACACGGCCTACACCACCAAGGGCGAGGGGCCGGACCTGGAACTGGTCGCCCGACTGGCGGCAGCGGTCGACGTTCCGGTGGTCGCCGAGGGGCGGGTACACACCCCGGCGCACGCCGCGCAGGCGCTGCGCGCCGGTGCGTGGGCCGTGGTCGTCGGCACCGCCATCACCCACCCCACCACCATCACCGGCTGGTTCGCGCAGGCCGTGGCCGACGCCGCTGTCACCGACGCCGCCATTGCCGACGGCACAGCAAAAGCGTAA
- a CDS encoding ROK family protein: MPEASSPRTGSVASAASTEVVAALDIGGTKTTAALVTRQGKVVDRLTAATPGRVGASAVLDTAAGLVDQLRARSAAGTTVRALGVGSAGVIDRTTGRVLSATDVLAGWAGTDLRGSLHQALGLPVTVINDVHAHALGEARHGVAAGCETVLFVAVGTGIGASFVIGGTVLAGAHSAAGHAGHQPSPYAGSLPCTCGGRGHLEAIAAGPGLADEYARRTGQPVEDLRSVAALAAAGDEPASEVIRLGGTAVGSAVGGLVNMLDPDAVVIGGGVTGLGEPWWQALRDAVRLEALPGLAAVPVLASALGSDAPVLGAAALAWEVVS; encoded by the coding sequence ATGCCCGAGGCAAGCTCGCCGCGAACCGGTTCCGTAGCGTCCGCCGCTTCCACGGAGGTAGTTGCGGCGCTCGACATCGGCGGCACCAAGACCACGGCTGCCCTGGTGACGAGGCAGGGGAAGGTGGTCGACCGGCTCACCGCCGCGACCCCCGGCCGGGTCGGCGCGTCCGCTGTACTCGACACCGCCGCCGGCCTGGTCGACCAGTTGCGGGCAAGGTCGGCAGCAGGGACCACCGTCCGGGCGTTGGGCGTCGGCAGTGCCGGGGTGATCGACCGTACGACCGGTCGGGTGCTCTCCGCCACCGACGTACTGGCCGGGTGGGCCGGCACCGACCTGCGCGGGAGCCTGCACCAGGCGCTGGGGTTGCCGGTCACGGTGATCAACGACGTGCACGCGCACGCCCTCGGTGAGGCCCGCCACGGCGTCGCCGCCGGATGCGAGACGGTGCTCTTCGTCGCGGTCGGCACCGGCATCGGTGCCTCGTTCGTCATCGGCGGCACCGTGCTCGCCGGGGCCCACTCCGCCGCCGGCCACGCCGGTCACCAACCCTCCCCGTACGCCGGGTCGCTGCCCTGCACCTGCGGCGGCCGGGGACACCTCGAAGCGATCGCGGCCGGGCCCGGTCTCGCCGACGAGTACGCGCGACGGACCGGACAGCCGGTCGAGGACCTACGGTCCGTGGCCGCGCTCGCGGCAGCAGGAGACGAGCCGGCCAGCGAGGTGATCCGGCTGGGCGGGACCGCCGTCGGTTCCGCCGTGGGGGGACTGGTCAACATGCTCGACCCCGACGCCGTCGTCATCGGGGGCGGGGTCACCGGCCTCGGCGAGCCCTGGTGGCAGGCACTACGGGACGCGGTACGGCTTGAGGCCCTGCCCGGCCTGGCTGCCGTACCCGTCCTGGCCTCGGCACTGGGGTCGGATGCCCCCGTCCTCGGGGCCGCCGCGCTCGCCTGGGAGGTCGTGTCATGA
- a CDS encoding dihydrodipicolinate synthase family protein has product MTTPAPRFAGVVPPTVTPLTEEGEVDVNSLERLVERMLDAGVDGIFALGSSGETVFLTDRQRDLALETIVKTVGGAVPVIAGCIEPTTRRVLDRAEASTRLGADGLVVTAPFYAIVGPHEVERHFRSIAASVELPLLAYDIPVCVHTKLSVDLLTRLAAEGLLAGVKDSSGDDVAFRQLVLSITERAPDTGFALLTGHEVVVDAMMLAGASGSVPGLGNVDPAGYVRLHRACVDGDWDTARREQERLTRLFRIVDAADPATTAGATRGVGAFKTALALLGVIDSNAVSLPLRPLDADETARVRTHLELAGLL; this is encoded by the coding sequence GTGACCACCCCTGCCCCACGGTTCGCCGGAGTCGTGCCGCCGACCGTCACCCCCCTGACCGAGGAGGGCGAGGTCGACGTCAACTCCCTCGAACGGCTCGTCGAGCGGATGCTCGACGCCGGTGTCGACGGGATCTTCGCGCTCGGCAGTTCGGGGGAGACCGTCTTCCTCACCGACCGGCAGCGGGACCTGGCTCTCGAAACCATCGTGAAGACCGTCGGGGGAGCCGTACCGGTCATCGCGGGCTGCATCGAGCCGACCACCCGGCGGGTGCTGGACCGGGCCGAGGCGTCGACGCGGCTGGGAGCCGACGGGCTGGTGGTGACCGCCCCCTTCTACGCCATCGTCGGCCCGCACGAGGTCGAGCGGCACTTCCGGTCGATCGCCGCGTCGGTCGAGCTTCCCCTGCTCGCGTACGACATCCCGGTCTGCGTACACACCAAGCTCTCCGTCGACCTGCTCACCCGACTGGCGGCGGAAGGGCTCCTCGCCGGGGTCAAGGACTCCAGTGGAGACGACGTCGCCTTCCGGCAACTGGTGCTGTCCATCACGGAACGCGCCCCGGACACCGGCTTCGCCCTGCTGACCGGACACGAGGTGGTGGTCGACGCGATGATGCTGGCCGGTGCCTCCGGCTCGGTTCCCGGACTGGGCAATGTGGACCCGGCCGGCTACGTACGGCTGCACCGGGCCTGCGTCGACGGCGACTGGGACACCGCCCGCCGCGAGCAGGAGCGCCTTACCCGGCTGTTCCGGATCGTCGACGCCGCCGACCCCGCCACGACGGCCGGGGCGACCCGAGGCGTCGGCGCGTTCAAGACCGCCCTCGCCCTGCTCGGCGTCATCGACAGCAACGCGGTGTCCCTTCCGCTGCGACCGCTCGACGCCGACGAGACGGCCCGCGTGCGTACCCACCTGGAACTGGCGGGGCTGCTCTGA
- a CDS encoding oligopeptide/dipeptide ABC transporter ATP-binding protein, with product MSATSLPTPVVEPAEPTAEPREPIVELHDVYVLHRTRGSGMFNRARVHALTGADLAIRPGETVGIVGESGCGKSTLAKVLVGLQRPTSGTVAFAGKDVWSMSTAERRRHIGAGVGMIFQDPATSLNRRMPVREILRDPLDVHGRGTRRQREDRVAELMALVGLPRSVADVLPSQLSGGQRQRVSIARALALEPGLVIADEPTSALDVSVRAQILNLLLDLKDRLGLAMVFVSHDIQTVKRISDRVVTMYLGRIVEQAPAALLPEGARHPYTRALFSATPGLLSPIDPIPLVGPVPSATNPPSGCPFRTRCWNVTDLCAQELPPVQHANADGEDHHEFRCHHPVPAGTSNAELVELASTATGRTTPLHVEEPA from the coding sequence ATGAGCGCGACATCCCTGCCCACGCCGGTAGTCGAGCCGGCCGAACCGACCGCCGAGCCGCGTGAGCCGATCGTCGAACTGCACGACGTGTACGTGTTGCACCGGACCCGGGGCAGCGGCATGTTCAACCGGGCCCGCGTACACGCCCTGACCGGCGCGGACCTGGCCATCCGTCCCGGCGAGACGGTGGGCATCGTCGGCGAGTCCGGGTGCGGCAAGTCCACCCTGGCCAAGGTGCTGGTCGGGCTCCAGCGGCCGACCAGCGGCACGGTCGCCTTCGCCGGCAAGGACGTGTGGTCGATGAGCACGGCCGAACGACGCCGGCACATCGGCGCGGGCGTCGGCATGATCTTCCAGGACCCCGCCACCTCACTGAACCGCCGTATGCCGGTCCGCGAGATCCTGCGCGACCCACTCGACGTACACGGCCGGGGCACCCGCCGGCAGCGGGAAGACCGGGTGGCGGAGCTGATGGCCCTGGTGGGGTTGCCCCGCTCGGTCGCCGACGTCCTGCCGAGCCAACTCTCCGGCGGCCAGCGCCAGCGGGTCTCCATCGCCCGTGCCCTGGCCCTGGAGCCGGGGCTGGTCATCGCCGACGAACCCACCAGCGCGCTCGACGTCTCGGTCCGGGCCCAGATCCTCAATCTGCTCCTGGACCTCAAGGATCGACTCGGGCTGGCCATGGTCTTCGTCTCCCACGACATCCAGACCGTCAAGCGGATCAGCGACCGCGTGGTCACGATGTACTTGGGCCGGATCGTGGAGCAGGCACCGGCCGCCCTGCTCCCCGAGGGGGCGCGGCATCCGTACACCCGGGCGCTCTTCTCGGCCACCCCGGGGCTGCTTTCCCCCATCGACCCCATTCCGCTCGTCGGCCCGGTTCCGTCCGCCACCAATCCGCCCAGCGGATGCCCGTTCCGGACCCGCTGCTGGAACGTCACCGACCTGTGCGCCCAAGAGTTGCCACCGGTCCAGCACGCGAACGCCGACGGCGAAGACCATCACGAGTTCCGCTGCCACCATCCCGTTCCCGCCGGTACCAGCAATGCGGAGCTGGTCGAACTCGCCAGCACGGCGACGGGCCGTACCACCCCACTACATGTCGAGGAGCCAGCGTGA